Proteins encoded by one window of Flagellimonas lutaonensis:
- the istA gene encoding IS21 family transposase, with amino-acid sequence MANKQIDMRKIKLIYKLYTSGVSKRRISQQLGISRVTIRKYIEFFKRYRFTGYEVEKMTLEELHNLFKDGQRPKSQRLLTLRQYFPHFDKELRKTGVTRRLLWEEYYAKHPDGFRLSQFKYWYAEWRKETSPVMHMEHKAGDKLFIDFTGKKLHIVDRDTGELQELEVFVCILGSSQYTYVEACASQKLEDFIRCTENALWFYGGVPKALVPDNLKSAVTKSSRYEPSLNKVFADFAEHYETAVLPTRTYRPRDKAIVENAVKIIYTRVFAPLRNRTFHNITDINKAIWELLEKHNGMSFRGREYSRCSLFLEIERQELMPLPEKRYEIKRYARGTVHKNSHIYFGKDKHYYSVPYRHIGKQVKLVYTDSIVEIYHKHERFAVHKRNKKKYGYTTLADHMPSHHRFVSEWSSERFIGWAGNIGEHCKGYIIAILEKKQHPEQSYKSCLGILHLAKKYGRERLENACKRASEYGAYNYNMVERILKKGWDQIDEGIDGDLEMPEHKNIRGGKYYE; translated from the coding sequence ATGGCGAACAAGCAGATAGATATGCGAAAAATAAAACTGATTTATAAGCTCTACACCTCTGGTGTAAGCAAGCGACGGATAAGCCAGCAATTGGGCATATCCCGCGTTACCATTAGAAAGTACATCGAATTCTTCAAGCGGTACCGTTTCACGGGGTACGAAGTGGAGAAGATGACCCTGGAGGAACTCCACAATCTTTTTAAGGACGGGCAAAGGCCGAAGAGCCAACGCCTGCTGACCCTAAGGCAGTACTTTCCCCACTTTGACAAGGAACTCCGCAAGACGGGCGTTACGCGACGATTGCTGTGGGAGGAATATTATGCGAAGCACCCCGATGGGTTCAGGCTCTCACAGTTCAAGTATTGGTACGCCGAATGGCGCAAGGAGACCTCGCCCGTGATGCACATGGAGCATAAGGCCGGCGACAAGCTCTTTATCGACTTCACGGGAAAGAAACTCCATATCGTCGACAGGGACACCGGCGAACTTCAGGAACTGGAAGTGTTCGTGTGCATACTGGGCAGCAGCCAGTATACCTATGTGGAGGCCTGCGCAAGCCAAAAACTGGAAGATTTTATACGTTGTACCGAGAACGCCCTATGGTTCTATGGCGGCGTGCCAAAGGCCTTGGTGCCCGATAACCTCAAATCGGCCGTGACAAAGAGCAGTCGTTACGAACCTAGTTTGAACAAGGTATTCGCGGACTTTGCCGAACATTACGAAACAGCCGTACTGCCCACACGTACCTACAGGCCAAGGGACAAGGCCATAGTGGAGAACGCCGTGAAGATAATCTACACTAGGGTGTTCGCCCCTTTACGGAACCGGACCTTCCATAACATCACAGATATCAACAAAGCGATATGGGAGCTGTTAGAGAAGCACAATGGAATGTCATTTAGGGGGAGGGAATACTCCCGTTGTTCATTGTTCCTTGAGATAGAGAGGCAAGAACTGATGCCCTTGCCCGAAAAACGCTATGAGATAAAAAGGTATGCCCGAGGTACCGTGCACAAGAACAGCCATATCTATTTTGGGAAGGACAAGCACTATTACAGTGTTCCCTATCGCCATATCGGCAAACAGGTCAAGCTGGTCTATACCGACAGCATCGTCGAGATTTACCATAAACACGAAAGGTTCGCGGTACATAAAAGGAACAAAAAGAAATATGGCTATACCACCCTGGCCGACCATATGCCATCGCACCACCGCTTTGTGAGCGAATGGAGCAGTGAGAGGTTCATTGGTTGGGCAGGCAATATCGGCGAACACTGCAAAGGGTACATCATCGCCATATTGGAAAAGAAACAGCACCCGGAACAATCCTATAAATCCTGTCTTGGCATATTGCACCTTGCCAAAAAGTATGGAAGGGAACGTCTTGAGAACGCCTGCAAACGTGCCTCGGAATATGGAGCGTACAATTACAATATGGTCGAGCGCATCTTAAAGAAGGGATGGGACCAAATTGATGAAGGTATCGACGGGGATCTGGAAATGCCCGAGCACAAGAACATAAGGGGCGGAAAATACTATGAATAA
- the istB gene encoding IS21-like element helper ATPase IstB translates to MNEKTMELMKQMRFFGMHRAFATTMETGGADTTYTNDELIAYLIQSEWDDRRNRRIERLTKSARFRYTAVMEALDYRPSRQLDKNLVQRLGSCGFIRKRENILVTGSTGVGKSYLASAIGHQACSMGYRTMYFNTAKLFTLLKTSKADGSYLKQINRLERQDLLILDDFGLKPLDNINRHSLMEIIEDRHGKRSTIIASQLPVEVWHDIIGEKTLADAILDRLVHTAHRIDIKGESMRRKLKNKN, encoded by the coding sequence ATGAACGAAAAAACAATGGAACTGATGAAACAAATGAGGTTCTTTGGAATGCACAGGGCCTTCGCCACAACAATGGAAACCGGAGGTGCCGATACCACCTACACCAATGACGAGCTCATCGCCTATCTCATCCAGAGCGAATGGGACGACCGCCGCAACCGCAGGATAGAGCGATTGACCAAGTCCGCAAGGTTCAGGTACACGGCCGTTATGGAGGCCTTGGACTACCGTCCATCGCGCCAACTGGACAAAAATCTTGTACAGCGGCTCGGCTCCTGCGGCTTTATCCGAAAAAGGGAGAACATACTTGTCACGGGCAGTACGGGCGTGGGCAAAAGTTATCTGGCCTCCGCCATTGGCCACCAGGCCTGCTCGATGGGGTATAGAACAATGTACTTCAACACCGCCAAACTATTCACCCTGCTAAAGACCTCCAAGGCCGACGGTTCCTACCTGAAACAGATAAACCGATTGGAAAGACAGGACTTGCTCATATTGGATGATTTTGGGCTGAAGCCCCTGGACAACATAAACCGCCACTCCCTGATGGAGATCATCGAGGACAGGCACGGCAAAAGATCCACCATAATAGCATCACAGCTACCTGTCGAAGTATGGCACGACATTATAGGTGAAAAAACACTGGCCGATGCCATCCTGGACCGTTTGGTGCACACGGCACACAGAATAGATATAAAAGGAGAATCAATGAGAAGAAAATTGAAAAATAAAAACTAA
- a CDS encoding Kelch repeat-containing protein, which yields MRLLKILLVFALLITAYGKGDTPSNFEDDSDSGNEEEVVDNEEGQDDDNQNQDTPPPNNPPSSFSLLRFTNGMENVELVNPEFSWEESIDPDGDTVTYSLLFGMGDMEPTTVIAENLMRTSFLFETTLSRDTFYSWQVIASDTNDATTDSEIYNFTTRPIKVSKLVSEAEFEGRSEHTVLVFDGKLWIIGGVDRFERSDEVWSSEDGINWTKITNNAGFESRGEHASVVFNNKIWVVAGIDNLGNPLNDVWSSEDGLNWTQENADAPFAGRLDHSLTVFNNKLWLIGGEDGTYELDDIWMSKDGVNWELITDDAEFPARYGHSAVVFNDHFYLIGGLNSNQGSGFGALNDVWSSNDGINWQIETVDAEFSPRWSHSTTILNEEIWVIGGLGGGRKNDIWSSKDGINWTQEIPRDDQERFSSRFNHTCTVFNNMIFLIGGNDGSRENDVWTLIP from the coding sequence ATGCGACTTTTAAAAATTTTATTGGTATTTGCACTCCTCATAACTGCATATGGTAAGGGGGACACCCCATCAAATTTTGAAGATGACTCGGATAGTGGTAATGAAGAAGAAGTCGTTGATAATGAAGAAGGTCAAGATGATGATAATCAAAACCAGGACACTCCACCTCCCAATAATCCTCCTTCAAGTTTCAGCCTCTTGAGGTTTACAAATGGAATGGAAAATGTAGAATTGGTAAATCCTGAATTTAGTTGGGAAGAGTCAATTGATCCCGATGGCGATACGGTCACTTATAGTCTTCTTTTTGGAATGGGAGACATGGAGCCCACAACGGTCATAGCTGAAAACTTGATGCGGACCTCATTTTTGTTTGAAACCACACTATCGAGAGACACTTTTTATTCTTGGCAGGTAATTGCCTCTGATACGAATGATGCTACAACTGATAGTGAAATATATAATTTCACTACAAGGCCCATAAAAGTCAGTAAACTTGTATCTGAAGCTGAATTTGAAGGTCGATCTGAACATACTGTTCTCGTTTTTGATGGAAAGTTATGGATTATCGGAGGAGTTGATCGCTTCGAACGTTCAGACGAGGTCTGGTCAAGTGAAGATGGAATTAATTGGACAAAAATTACTAACAACGCAGGTTTCGAATCAAGGGGCGAGCACGCCAGTGTAGTTTTCAATAACAAAATTTGGGTGGTAGCAGGGATAGATAATTTGGGAAATCCTTTAAATGATGTATGGTCAAGCGAGGATGGATTGAATTGGACTCAGGAAAATGCAGATGCACCATTCGCGGGTAGGTTAGATCACAGTCTTACAGTTTTTAACAATAAGTTATGGCTAATTGGTGGAGAGGATGGCACTTATGAGCTTGATGATATTTGGATGAGTAAAGATGGTGTTAACTGGGAACTGATAACAGATGATGCTGAGTTTCCAGCACGTTATGGCCATAGCGCCGTTGTATTTAATGACCACTTTTATCTTATAGGCGGACTTAATTCAAACCAAGGCAGTGGTTTTGGGGCATTGAACGATGTATGGTCAAGTAACGATGGAATCAACTGGCAAATTGAAACTGTCGATGCTGAGTTCTCTCCTAGATGGTCACATAGTACGACCATATTAAATGAAGAGATTTGGGTAATAGGAGGATTGGGTGGTGGAAGAAAAAACGATATATGGTCAAGCAAGGATGGTATTAATTGGACGCAGGAAATCCCAAGGGATGACCAAGAAAGATTTTCTTCGCGTTTTAACCATACTTGTACAGTATTTAATAATATGATATTCCTGATTGGAGGAAATGACGGAAGTCGGGAAAATGATGTCTGGACGTTGATTCCCTAA
- a CDS encoding IPT/TIG domain-containing protein produces the protein MKKSFLYFFCSILIFSCSEDSSEEVLPRPESEVETEESFELSNFELEIKVFEDGGVIMEASASELDSGVISEHGFLLSQLENPDFNNSQKFEPDEIVGNKFSQIVENDLDFNKEYFVLAYVKIGEEYNYTQIESFVSTGSKAPVIAQINQAHIGDTLQINGSNFTSISNRIKVLFDEEIGTVLESTDTLIKCIVPTSLKRFNPKVVVDLYQKQGAYEEFTLFKPIIENISETSVSIGDTLTVYGQHFDFENDRNAIIVDEKQAEVLFSSRDSITFVLPKSLSFSTNSFVLNSQLQDVGSGLSFTVKSPIITELPRSFRSYETIEIIGDEFSPIAEDNIVLFDDHQATVFEATKTRLKVRVPIGPYDDRNPILQIKLMDHIYQFEDNLEFVDTWLLYKELSENYFQHFISNDIAYVFIEDDVNSRFFVQRFDSDLNLLSTFYVDYPRTSIRDEYFRILYNEMTNRVFFYFIEDDEPNFYEFSLTSLEFEVRTKYPDNQSNGNAIFSIQDKLYMGFGNFTDGLNPSENPQPYAQFWQYDVTNDSWNQTANFPINYRFRSNTSTFVLNNEGYVGNGATSTGHYDFWKFSPTNDEWIRVDNFPEIKNRTASFEYNGSGYVVFGGFTSSQDDVYKYDTNLDDWLELEDVNEYFFQDYGRAPEVTTALKFSDAIYLIVNEYPSDFCFKADLNKL, from the coding sequence ATGAAAAAATCGTTTTTATACTTTTTTTGTTCAATTCTTATTTTTTCATGCTCTGAAGACAGTTCAGAAGAAGTATTGCCTCGGCCTGAATCAGAAGTTGAAACTGAAGAGAGTTTTGAGCTTTCAAATTTTGAGCTGGAAATCAAAGTTTTTGAAGATGGAGGGGTTATAATGGAAGCTTCAGCAAGTGAATTAGATTCTGGTGTAATTTCTGAACACGGATTTTTGCTTTCACAGTTAGAGAATCCAGATTTTAATAATTCACAAAAATTCGAACCTGATGAAATTGTAGGTAACAAATTTTCGCAGATTGTAGAAAATGATTTGGATTTTAACAAAGAATATTTTGTTTTGGCATACGTCAAAATTGGTGAAGAATACAACTATACTCAAATCGAGTCATTCGTTTCTACGGGTAGCAAGGCTCCCGTTATTGCTCAAATAAACCAAGCACATATTGGAGACACGCTTCAAATCAATGGCTCGAATTTCACATCAATCTCAAATAGAATAAAAGTTTTGTTTGATGAGGAAATTGGTACGGTATTGGAATCTACAGATACATTGATAAAATGTATTGTCCCTACAAGCCTTAAAAGGTTTAATCCTAAAGTGGTTGTAGATCTCTATCAAAAACAAGGTGCGTATGAGGAGTTCACCTTGTTCAAACCAATCATCGAGAATATTTCTGAAACATCTGTCTCAATTGGAGATACGCTTACTGTTTATGGTCAACATTTTGATTTTGAAAATGACAGGAACGCAATAATCGTAGATGAAAAGCAAGCTGAAGTTTTATTTTCATCTAGAGATTCAATCACTTTTGTTTTGCCAAAGTCTTTATCTTTTTCCACTAATTCTTTTGTTCTTAATTCGCAGTTGCAAGATGTTGGATCAGGCTTATCGTTTACGGTCAAATCTCCTATCATAACAGAGCTTCCTAGAAGTTTTCGCTCTTATGAGACCATTGAAATCATTGGTGATGAATTTAGTCCAATAGCTGAAGATAATATCGTGTTGTTTGATGATCATCAAGCTACGGTTTTTGAGGCTACTAAAACTAGGCTAAAAGTTAGAGTGCCAATTGGGCCGTATGATGATAGAAATCCTATACTTCAGATAAAGTTGATGGACCATATCTATCAATTTGAGGATAATCTTGAGTTTGTTGATACATGGTTGTTATATAAAGAACTTTCTGAAAATTATTTTCAACATTTTATAAGTAATGATATTGCTTACGTGTTCATTGAAGATGATGTGAACTCAAGGTTTTTCGTTCAGCGTTTTGACTCGGATTTGAATTTACTTTCTACCTTTTACGTGGACTATCCGAGAACATCTATCCGAGATGAATATTTCAGAATACTTTATAATGAAATGACCAACAGAGTCTTTTTTTATTTCATAGAGGACGATGAACCTAATTTTTACGAATTTTCGCTTACGTCCTTAGAGTTTGAAGTAAGAACAAAATATCCCGACAATCAAAGTAACGGAAATGCTATTTTTTCCATTCAAGACAAATTGTACATGGGGTTTGGAAACTTTACAGATGGATTGAATCCAAGTGAAAACCCTCAACCCTATGCTCAATTTTGGCAGTATGATGTTACTAACGATTCCTGGAATCAAACTGCCAATTTTCCAATTAACTATAGATTTAGAAGCAATACCTCAACGTTTGTTTTAAACAATGAAGGCTATGTAGGAAATGGTGCCACTTCAACAGGTCATTATGATTTTTGGAAATTTTCTCCTACAAATGATGAATGGATTCGAGTAGACAATTTCCCTGAAATAAAAAATAGAACGGCGTCATTTGAGTACAATGGTAGTGGTTATGTTGTTTTTGGAGGCTTTACAAGTTCGCAAGATGATGTATATAAATATGACACAAACTTAGATGATTGGTTAGAATTGGAAGATGTCAATGAATACTTTTTCCAAGATTATGGCCGCGCCCCTGAAGTGACCACAGCTTTAAAGTTTTCAGATGCCATTTACTTAATTGTCAATGAATATCCCAGTGACTTTTGCTTCAAGGCGGATTTGAATAAACTCTAA
- a CDS encoding IPT/TIG domain-containing protein has protein sequence MRHLLLVTAMLFVFSCSEPEDTPSTKPETPQSENPEDENPEGSEPPESPKDSTLIVGSVFPEFADLGDTLNLRGENFKRDIRLSLGQRQLKILFNNDSLVQFELPYWGFDPDSLHIKIDNRDSIANFRNAFQLFQPEIDSIPSNFGFRDTVVVYGKHLTNHPEAKDNIVELNNERITVIDQNKDSIRFLLPYNIDKHENNILVNAQLRKLIKEKGVVIPDPIISGVSRDSLLIGESLTVYGSNFFESRDYLHEVYVGENRAQIDEVYRDSIIVKVPLGPYTHRNINTVRVKVVEKETTEDLGLYLKNTWYQYGRIDARGLTDGRYDWDYISGWSFSYNDSFYTLQFRGSGGFFGNPDKVGFVKYNPALNSWETMPNIDIDFDPDRIDQFYTFSLNDGNVYIYVARQTNNFYKYDLISGVLTPIQDFENNEVLKKPMGFVLGNTFYMGMGYTGGTSITPNRKFWKFEEGTNSWAYVSEMPYVEGQGNGYHSTYYINNGKAYISNGHQLYDLWEFTPDASWVRKSDVINPASEAVFFQIDNKGYYHPRQYTGYSGTDFHQYDIDLDEHSMREELMINGYSLDGRSVFVNNDYVYFIGYTASPNLPDYSSIRRYDHVVLRTELSNFTNQ, from the coding sequence ATGAGACACCTACTTTTAGTAACCGCTATGTTATTTGTTTTTTCATGTAGCGAACCCGAAGACACGCCATCCACAAAGCCTGAAACACCTCAATCCGAGAATCCTGAAGATGAAAATCCTGAGGGTTCAGAACCACCAGAGTCACCTAAAGATTCAACTTTGATAGTTGGTTCAGTTTTTCCAGAGTTTGCCGATTTAGGTGATACTTTAAATTTGAGAGGTGAAAATTTTAAAAGGGACATACGCCTTTCTTTAGGTCAAAGACAATTAAAAATTCTTTTTAACAATGATAGTCTGGTTCAGTTTGAATTACCCTACTGGGGATTTGATCCAGACAGCCTGCATATCAAAATAGACAATCGTGACTCTATCGCAAATTTTCGAAACGCCTTTCAACTTTTCCAACCAGAAATTGATTCAATTCCTAGCAACTTTGGATTTAGGGATACGGTAGTGGTATACGGTAAGCACCTTACAAATCATCCTGAAGCTAAAGACAACATTGTCGAACTTAATAACGAGCGAATAACGGTAATTGATCAAAATAAAGATTCTATTCGCTTTTTATTGCCTTACAACATAGACAAGCATGAAAACAATATTTTGGTGAACGCGCAATTGCGCAAACTAATTAAAGAGAAAGGAGTGGTGATACCCGACCCTATTATCTCAGGAGTTTCAAGAGATAGTTTATTAATCGGCGAAAGCCTTACCGTGTATGGCTCAAATTTTTTCGAATCTAGAGATTACCTTCATGAAGTCTATGTTGGGGAAAACAGGGCACAAATTGACGAAGTATACCGTGACTCAATAATTGTAAAAGTTCCTTTAGGACCTTACACTCATAGGAATATAAATACTGTAAGGGTTAAAGTAGTAGAAAAAGAGACAACTGAAGACTTAGGGCTATACTTGAAAAACACGTGGTATCAATATGGTAGAATTGATGCGAGGGGACTTACTGATGGAAGATATGACTGGGATTATATTTCAGGTTGGAGTTTTAGTTATAACGATTCTTTTTATACTCTACAATTCAGGGGCTCAGGTGGTTTCTTTGGCAATCCTGACAAAGTTGGTTTTGTAAAATACAATCCTGCACTAAACAGTTGGGAGACCATGCCTAATATTGATATTGATTTTGATCCCGATAGAATAGATCAATTTTATACATTCTCGTTAAATGATGGCAATGTATATATCTACGTTGCTCGACAGACGAATAATTTTTATAAGTATGATTTGATATCTGGTGTTTTAACACCTATTCAGGATTTTGAAAATAATGAGGTTTTAAAAAAGCCAATGGGTTTTGTGTTGGGCAATACATTTTATATGGGAATGGGTTATACTGGAGGAACTTCAATCACACCAAATAGAAAATTTTGGAAGTTTGAGGAAGGCACGAATTCTTGGGCCTATGTTTCAGAAATGCCTTATGTTGAAGGACAAGGAAATGGATACCACTCTACGTATTATATCAATAATGGAAAAGCGTATATAAGTAATGGCCACCAACTTTATGATCTATGGGAGTTCACACCGGATGCTTCTTGGGTTCGCAAAAGTGATGTTATTAATCCCGCATCAGAAGCGGTTTTTTTCCAAATTGACAATAAAGGATATTATCATCCTCGACAATATACAGGTTATTCTGGAACTGATTTTCATCAATATGACATCGATTTGGACGAACATTCCATGAGAGAGGAATTGATGATTAATGGATATAGTTTGGATGGAAGATCTGTTTTTGTGAACAACGATTATGTCTACTTTATAGGATATACAGCGAGTCCCAATCTTCCAGACTACAGTTCCATTAGACGATATGACCATGTGGTCTTGAGAACCGAACTTTCAAACTTTACTAATCAATGA
- a CDS encoding GIN domain-containing protein produces MKKAMFLWLGLMVAMISCAQQKPKVKGNKLVSEIFNTLEDFNSIEISDNLVVHIMQTGNNGYHLKADGNLIDVVKFNVMDGVLKIYSTHHITSFKELEITLTFDEIDAITLFNDSKLVSKKRLEFKRWDLKAMDEATYDIEASARMANLNLHSSSEGKLRLNCDIVEVFMDQNAFLKGNIQADNITLRIRDRADIEIGGEVVKLKLDITGTSDVRARKLKSVYA; encoded by the coding sequence ATGAAAAAAGCTATGTTTTTATGGTTGGGGCTAATGGTTGCCATGATTTCTTGTGCACAGCAAAAACCAAAAGTCAAGGGCAACAAATTGGTATCAGAAATCTTCAATACCCTCGAAGATTTTAACAGTATCGAAATCTCTGACAATCTTGTTGTACACATAATGCAGACCGGCAATAATGGCTATCACCTAAAAGCCGATGGCAACCTGATCGATGTTGTAAAATTCAATGTTATGGATGGGGTGCTCAAGATATACAGTACCCACCATATAACTTCGTTCAAAGAACTTGAAATAACATTGACCTTTGATGAGATCGATGCCATAACCCTTTTCAACGATTCTAAGCTGGTATCCAAAAAACGGCTTGAATTTAAAAGATGGGACCTTAAAGCTATGGACGAAGCCACCTACGATATCGAGGCTTCTGCAAGAATGGCAAATTTAAATCTACACAGCAGTTCTGAAGGCAAGCTAAGACTTAACTGTGATATTGTCGAGGTTTTTATGGATCAAAACGCCTTTCTAAAAGGGAATATTCAAGCAGATAATATCACGTTGAGGATACGTGACCGCGCCGACATTGAAATTGGTGGAGAGGTAGTCAAGTTGAAATTGGATATTACTGGCACCTCAGATGTAAGGGCAAGAAAGTTAAAATCGGTTTATGCCTAA
- a CDS encoding lipopolysaccharide assembly protein LapA domain-containing protein, whose amino-acid sequence MGTKHWIALLIAIIIVIFSLQNAEVTSVRFLIWKVDASRILIILGSFVLGVLVGVIFLKRKKNIK is encoded by the coding sequence ATGGGCACAAAACATTGGATTGCACTGTTGATTGCCATTATTATCGTTATATTTTCACTTCAAAATGCTGAAGTGACCTCTGTTAGGTTTCTAATATGGAAGGTAGATGCGTCACGTATATTGATAATTTTGGGCAGTTTTGTGCTGGGGGTATTGGTAGGGGTCATTTTTTTAAAAAGAAAAAAGAACATAAAATAA
- the xylA gene encoding xylose isomerase, with amino-acid sequence MAVTGDKEFFKGIDHIRYEGKESDNPLAFKYYNPEQVVAGKKMKDHFKFAVAYWHTLCGTGGDPFGPGTKKFPWATATDPIQAAKDKADAAFEFLTKMGFEYYCFHDHDLVDEADTLAESEKRIEKIVDYLKEKQAASGVKLLWGTANCFSHPRYMNGAATNPDFNVVARAGAQIKIALDATMALGGENYVFWGGREGYMSLLNTDMKLEQDNIGRFLNMAKDYARSQGFKGNFFIEPKPMEPTKHQYDFDAATSINTIRVYGLENDFKLNIEVNHATLAQHTFQHELQVAANAGMLGSIDANRGDYQNGWDTDQFPNNVLETAEAMLVLLNAGGLQGGGVNFDAKTRRNSTDLEDIFIAHIGGADTFARALLVADTILQKSPYKSMLAERYASFKAGKGADFVAGKLSLSDLYSHAINNGEPKQISGKQELYENILNQYL; translated from the coding sequence ATGGCAGTAACGGGAGACAAAGAATTTTTTAAGGGCATAGACCACATCAGGTATGAAGGAAAAGAATCTGACAATCCTTTGGCATTCAAATACTACAATCCAGAACAAGTTGTGGCGGGCAAAAAGATGAAAGACCACTTCAAATTTGCCGTGGCCTACTGGCATACGCTCTGTGGTACCGGGGGCGACCCTTTTGGGCCGGGCACCAAAAAATTTCCATGGGCCACTGCCACAGACCCAATCCAGGCCGCCAAAGACAAGGCCGATGCCGCCTTTGAGTTCTTGACCAAAATGGGGTTCGAATACTACTGCTTCCATGATCATGACCTGGTCGATGAGGCAGACACCTTGGCCGAATCCGAAAAACGTATTGAAAAAATTGTTGACTATTTAAAAGAAAAACAAGCCGCCTCTGGGGTGAAACTGTTGTGGGGCACCGCCAATTGTTTTTCGCATCCACGTTACATGAACGGGGCCGCCACCAATCCAGATTTCAATGTAGTGGCCCGTGCAGGTGCCCAAATAAAGATTGCCCTCGATGCCACCATGGCCTTAGGAGGCGAAAACTACGTTTTTTGGGGAGGTCGCGAGGGCTATATGTCACTGTTGAACACCGATATGAAATTGGAACAAGACAATATTGGCCGTTTCTTGAACATGGCCAAAGACTATGCCCGAAGCCAAGGTTTCAAAGGGAATTTCTTCATAGAACCCAAACCCATGGAGCCCACAAAACACCAATACGATTTTGATGCGGCCACCTCGATCAACACCATTCGCGTATATGGGCTCGAGAACGACTTCAAACTGAACATAGAGGTCAACCATGCCACCCTTGCCCAACATACCTTTCAGCACGAACTGCAAGTGGCCGCCAATGCGGGCATGCTCGGAAGTATCGATGCCAACCGTGGCGACTATCAAAACGGATGGGACACCGACCAGTTTCCCAACAACGTGCTCGAGACCGCCGAAGCCATGCTGGTATTGCTCAACGCAGGTGGATTGCAGGGCGGTGGGGTAAACTTCGACGCCAAGACCCGTCGTAACTCTACAGATTTAGAAGACATCTTTATTGCCCATATCGGAGGCGCCGACACCTTTGCCCGTGCCCTTTTGGTGGCCGATACCATACTGCAAAAATCCCCGTATAAAAGTATGCTTGCCGAACGCTATGCGTCGTTCAAAGCTGGCAAAGGTGCTGATTTTGTCGCCGGCAAACTATCGCTCTCAGACCTCTATAGCCACGCCATCAATAATGGGGAACCAAAACAAATAAGTGGCAAGCAAGAACTGTACGAGAACATTTTGAACCAGTACTTGTAA